In Papaver somniferum cultivar HN1 chromosome 9, ASM357369v1, whole genome shotgun sequence, the genomic stretch CACTTAAACCAAATAAAACAGATGAAGAACAAGTGTATTATATTCACTTGTGTGTGTGTGAAGATAATAGTCACACTTTCTAACAGGTTTCTTATAGTGTATTATATTCACTTGTTGTGTGTGTGAAGAAAATAACCACACTTGTATATGGAAAAGAATAATTTGATTTCACTTAAACCAAATAAAACAGATGAAGAACAAGTGTATTATATTCACGTGGGTGAAGATAATAATCACACTTTCTAACAGGTTTCTTATAGTTTATTATATTCACTTGTTGTGTGTGTGAAGATAATAATAACACTTTATTTCTAATATGGGATCATACCTGCTATGCACAAATTAAAAAATATATCCAGAgctaatttctttttctttttgtttttatgtcTGTTATTTTTTGGCAGAGGATAATATGGGTGTTAATGCTACCGCAGTTGTTCAATTTTGCAATTTAAAATTTTCACATGTTGTCACATCATCATCTAAAATTAAGGAGCTAAAGATGATGGCTTGTTCTCGTTGGATTTCTCTCCGCAATTCTGATTTTTACTTCACTTGTGTCTACGAGGGCAATAAAGTGCCTCTCCGTCTTGATTTTCAGCTACAGTCAGTGATTTTgttctacattgataataatatcAACAGTTTTGACTTGTCGATTGAATTTTTTGGGGAGAGTTGTTCTTCTTTGGCAACATCAGAAGATTATGATAGTGATGTAGTAGATGACTTGGCTGAAGATAACAACACTGCTTTTATTGAAGATGGAGCACTAGTGTCTCGTCCAAGGAGATTAAAGGAGTGGGAGAATGTTATTGGTGATGTTGGTCAACAGTTTGTAGGGGGTAAATGTAGTTCGTTCAGTTGTTGATAAGTATTGCATCAGTATCGGATATccatatgcaatcataaagagtGCTCCTGATCGTTATACTGTTAAGGTAATTTCCTGTGTAGTTAGTATTCACATTTTTTCATGTGCAGGAAATATATACATTTCAAGTTATATTTTGTATCTTCTTTTTAAAGTTTCTTTTCTTTAACCTTAaggtattttttctttttatagtgTGCTTCGTTCGCCACGACAACTTGTAAATGGAGATTTCATGCTTCATCcatccaaggtaacttagatctGTTTGAAATTAAAACATTTTACAAAGAGCACACATGTGGAGCTGGTACTGGTGATTCTCGCCAATTTAAATGCAAGCGTAAGTTTGTGCAAAGTGTGATAATGGACGATATAAGACACGATCCTCACAAAAAGAAGGCTTcagatatccaaaaaatatttgaatttgattatgggatagaTTTAAGTTACCATCAAGCTTATTCCGGTCTTGAGTATGGAAAGAAAATTTTATGGGGAGATGATGTGAAGTCATATTCAGACTTTCAATGGTATGTTGATGCTGTGAATAAGTACAATCTCGGTAGTAAAGTTGTTCTTGAAGTTGATAAAGTCTCCAAGAAGTTTGAGAGATTTTTCATATCTTTTGAAGCTTCTATACATGGCTTTAACTTCTGTCATCCTATGATTATCCTGGATGCTACCTTTCTTGTCGGAAAACACAAGGGTGCCCTAATGGTAGATGTGGGAAAGGATGCAAATCAAGGTATTTTATTCATACTTTTTGTTTTCTGTTCAATAATATTGTATTTGTATTAGTAGGCAATATAATTTGTTGGTTAAGGGGAATTTGAGTGTTTAGAGTAACCAGCCATGAAATTCCTATTACAAATACTCAAATGAAGTTGTACATAACTAGAATTAGTTAAGACACAACCAATTCACATATGCAATCCACATGTATCACAACCAATTCACATATGCAATTGGTAGCCTTGAAAATAGCCCTAACATTTGCTGTTTTTATAGGAGTTTCCAGAATTCCAGGTTCATTATACTCGGGGTTCACCCCACTATTATTCACAATTTTCTTCTGTGGATATATTATTCACACTACTTTTTTCGGAtgtttttttgtgtttattttcaggaatttttcctaTAGATTTTGGTATAGTTGGCATTGAAGATAAACCAAATTGGGTATGGTTTTTAGAGCATTTGAAGGAGATTCTTGATGAGAAAAGAACTATAACTTTTATAAGTGATTGAGGTAAAGGACTGATACATGCAGTCCCAGAAGTTTTTCCAGGCTGCTTTCATTCCTTCTGTTTTTATCACATGAAGCTTAATATTCCTGTTTCTAAAAATGATAAGAGATACAAGGCAACAGTTGGTatgtttaagtatgcgtactgtgATCTCACTCCTCAAGGTTTTGCTTCCGCTTTGAAATCCATGAAATTGTACAACTTACATAAAATGATCATTTGGCTGAACGGAATTCCTCATGAGAATTGGGCAACTTATGCATTTTTGGGAATGCGTTATGAAGAAAAGAGTTCTAGTGTTATTGAATCTTTCAGTAGTTCTATAAAAAGTGACAAGGGACTTCCACATTCATTTTTAGCGGATCAAATTCGGGTTCATCTTATGGATTGGATGTATAAAAGGAAGAAGGAATCTGAAAAGTGGAAATCAATCCTTACACCCAGAATGGAACACAGGCTTAAGACCATTAAGGATGTTGGTAGAAGCTACAGGGTTAAGCCAGCAGGGGATGGTTTGTTTGAAGTGTATACATTATCTCCTCCAAAGAAGCATTTAGTGGAGTTGTATTCTATGAGTTGTACTTGTCGAAGATGGGATGCTAACGGATTCCCATGTTCCCATGCTGTGCAATGCATTCtaaggtttttttttctcttgttgttA encodes the following:
- the LOC113311895 gene encoding uncharacterized protein LOC113311895, which translates into the protein MGVNATAVVQFCNLKFSHVVTSSSKIKELKMMACSRWISLRNSDFYFTCVYEGNKVPLRLDFQLQSVILFYIDNNINSFDLSIEFFGESCSSLATSEDYDSDVVDDLAEDNNTAFIEDGALVSRPRRLKEWENVIGDVGQHIGYPYAIIKSAPDRYTVKCASFATTTCKWRFHASSIQGNLDLFEIKTFYKEHTCGAGTGDSRQFKCKRKFVQSVIMDDIRHDPHKKKASDIQKIFEFDYGIDLSYHQAYSGLEYGKKILWGDDVKSYSDFQWYVDAVNKYNLGSKVVLEVDKVSKKFERFFISFEASIHGFNFCHPMIILDATFLVGKHKGALMVDVGKDANQGIFPIDFGIVGIEDKPNWLNIPVSKNDKRYKATVGMFKYAYCDLTPQGFASALKSMKLYNLHKMIIWLNGIPHENWATYAFLGMRYEEKSSSVIESFSSSIKSDKGLPHSFLADQIRVHLMDWMYKRKKESEKWKSILTPRMEHRLKTIKDVGRSYRVKPAGDGLFEVYTLSPPKKHLVELYSMSCTCRRWDANGFPCSHAVQCILSYYKHTVYHYIDPAFTTDCYRNAYSHPIVPIPDVEKPNEVDEANKVNDPAVVRGPGRQKKRG